One Pseudonocardia abyssalis DNA segment encodes these proteins:
- a CDS encoding DUF7010 family protein, with product MDEGWFVRDLAVTAVVFGTAAFVWFGWGQEDPPARWRAWLGAGSGLGLLVALVGGFLTWQNWGPDSVFAVAQTRRAFGVVCGIEFGLAGLGAAVFGVRRRPRWIAPWIAFVVGAHFVPLAWIFRDPGLVVLAVLVCAAAVAAVVLRGRFTPSAVTGVGAGTALLVFGARAALLVV from the coding sequence ATGGACGAGGGCTGGTTCGTGCGGGACCTCGCGGTCACCGCTGTGGTGTTCGGGACGGCGGCGTTCGTCTGGTTCGGGTGGGGGCAGGAGGACCCGCCGGCGCGCTGGCGGGCGTGGCTGGGCGCAGGCTCCGGGCTCGGGCTGCTGGTCGCCCTGGTCGGCGGGTTCCTGACCTGGCAGAACTGGGGTCCGGACTCGGTGTTCGCCGTGGCGCAGACCCGTCGCGCGTTCGGCGTCGTCTGCGGCATCGAGTTCGGGCTGGCCGGGCTCGGGGCGGCGGTGTTCGGCGTCCGGAGGCGGCCGCGGTGGATCGCCCCGTGGATCGCGTTCGTCGTGGGCGCCCACTTCGTGCCGCTGGCGTGGATCTTCCGCGACCCCGGGCTGGTGGTCCTCGCCGTCCTCGTCTGCGCCGCCGCGGTGGCCGCGGTGGTACTACGCGGGCGATTCACCCCCAGCGCGGTGACCGGCGTCGGGGCCGGCACCGCGCTGCTCGTGTTCGGGGCGCGCGCCGCGCTGCTGGTCGTCTAG
- a CDS encoding acyl-CoA desaturase gives MSVAESPTRSAGPKPILDGQRGVASTVAVYVFVITPLLALLAAVPLAWGWGLSWVDIAIALPFYVVSGLGITVGFHRYFTHGSFKANRALRVALAISGSLALQGPVIDWVADHRRHHAFSDKEGDPHSPWLFGTGPRALARGFYHSHMGWLFGRDQTNEERFTPDLLADRDIVRVDKLFVLWATLSLVLPGVIGGLVTLSWAGALTAFFWGGLVRVALLHHVTWSINSICHMIGEQPFASRDHSRNVWPLAVLSFGESWHNLHHADPTCARHGVQRGQVDISARVIWAFEKLGWARSVRWPTTKRLEKLARV, from the coding sequence ATGTCCGTAGCCGAGAGCCCCACCCGGTCTGCCGGTCCGAAGCCGATCCTCGACGGGCAGCGCGGGGTCGCGTCGACCGTCGCCGTCTACGTCTTCGTGATCACCCCGCTCCTCGCGCTGCTGGCCGCCGTGCCCCTCGCCTGGGGCTGGGGCCTGAGCTGGGTCGACATCGCGATCGCGCTCCCCTTCTACGTCGTCAGCGGCCTCGGCATCACCGTCGGGTTCCACCGCTACTTCACGCACGGCTCGTTCAAGGCCAACCGGGCGCTGCGCGTCGCGCTGGCGATCTCGGGGAGCCTCGCACTGCAGGGGCCCGTCATCGACTGGGTGGCCGACCACCGCCGCCACCACGCGTTCTCCGACAAGGAGGGCGACCCGCACTCCCCGTGGCTGTTCGGTACCGGTCCGCGCGCGCTGGCGAGGGGCTTCTACCACTCGCACATGGGCTGGTTGTTCGGCCGCGACCAGACCAACGAGGAGCGCTTCACCCCCGACCTGCTCGCCGACCGCGACATCGTGCGCGTCGACAAGCTGTTCGTCCTGTGGGCCACGCTCTCGCTCGTGCTGCCGGGCGTCATCGGCGGTCTGGTGACACTGTCCTGGGCCGGCGCGCTCACCGCGTTCTTCTGGGGCGGGCTGGTGCGCGTCGCGCTGCTGCACCACGTCACGTGGTCGATCAACTCGATCTGCCACATGATCGGCGAGCAGCCCTTCGCCTCGCGCGACCACTCCCGCAACGTGTGGCCGCTCGCCGTCCTGAGCTTCGGCGAGTCGTGGCACAACCTGCACCACGCCGACCCCACCTGCGCCCGGCACGGCGTGCAGCGCGGCCAGGTCGACATCTCCGCCCGCGTGATCTGGGCCTTCGAGAAGCTCGGCTGGGCCCGCTCGGTCCGCTGGCCCACCACGAAGCGCCTGGAGAAGCTGGCCCGCGTCTAG
- a CDS encoding mycothione reductase, translating to MRHHDLAVIGTGSGNSIVDPRFDHLDVAIVEHGVFGGTCLNVGCIPTKMYVYPADVAQLIGKSSKYGIDATVDKVRWSDIRDRVFGRIDPISAGGREYRVDRCPNVTVYEGHARFTGPREISVDGGEPFSADRIVIAAGGRPAIPGPITDSGIPYETSDTIMRIDALPEHLLVVGAGYIGAEFAHVFSALGSRVTIIGRGQQLLRSQDETVAERFTAAVRDRWDVRLGQSITSARHGADGVELTLQDGSSVRGDLVLVATGRKPNSDRLDLEKAGIEVHDDGRIAVDEYQRTNVDGVFALGDVSSPYQLKHVANHEAKVVAHNLAHPDDLRATNHHAVPAAVFTDPQIAAVGRTEAQCRAEGIDVVVKVQAYGDVAYGWAMEDTTGFCKVIAERGTGRILGAHVMGPQASTVVQPLIQAMAFGLGAREMATGQYWIHPALPEVVENALLGLDL from the coding sequence GTGCGCCACCACGATCTCGCAGTCATCGGTACCGGCTCCGGCAACTCCATCGTCGATCCCCGCTTCGACCACCTCGACGTGGCGATCGTCGAGCACGGGGTGTTCGGCGGCACGTGCCTCAACGTCGGATGCATACCGACGAAGATGTACGTCTACCCGGCCGACGTCGCGCAGCTCATCGGCAAGTCGTCGAAGTACGGCATCGACGCCACCGTCGACAAGGTGCGCTGGAGCGACATCCGCGACCGCGTCTTCGGCCGCATCGACCCGATCTCCGCGGGCGGGCGCGAGTACCGCGTCGACCGCTGCCCCAACGTCACCGTCTACGAGGGGCACGCCCGGTTCACCGGGCCGCGCGAGATCTCCGTCGACGGCGGGGAGCCGTTCAGCGCCGACCGCATCGTCATCGCCGCGGGCGGCCGCCCGGCGATCCCGGGCCCCATCACCGACTCCGGCATCCCGTACGAGACATCCGACACGATCATGCGCATCGACGCGCTGCCCGAGCACCTGCTCGTCGTCGGTGCGGGGTACATCGGGGCCGAGTTCGCGCACGTCTTCTCCGCGCTCGGCTCCCGGGTCACGATCATCGGCCGCGGGCAGCAGCTGCTGCGCTCGCAGGACGAGACGGTGGCGGAGCGGTTCACCGCGGCCGTCCGCGACCGGTGGGACGTCCGCCTCGGACAGTCGATCACCTCGGCCCGGCACGGTGCCGACGGCGTGGAGCTGACGCTGCAGGACGGCTCGTCGGTGCGGGGTGACCTCGTGCTCGTCGCGACCGGCCGGAAGCCGAACTCCGACCGCCTCGACCTGGAGAAGGCCGGCATCGAGGTGCACGACGACGGCCGCATCGCCGTCGACGAGTACCAGCGCACGAACGTCGACGGGGTGTTCGCGCTCGGCGACGTCAGCTCGCCCTACCAGCTCAAGCACGTGGCCAACCACGAGGCGAAGGTCGTGGCGCACAACCTCGCCCACCCCGACGACCTGCGCGCCACCAACCACCACGCGGTGCCCGCCGCGGTGTTCACCGACCCGCAGATCGCGGCCGTCGGGCGCACCGAGGCGCAGTGCCGTGCCGAGGGTATCGACGTCGTCGTGAAGGTCCAGGCCTACGGCGACGTCGCGTACGGCTGGGCGATGGAGGACACCACGGGGTTCTGCAAGGTCATCGCAGAGCGCGGGACCGGCCGGATCCTCGGGGCCCATGTCATGGGGCCGCAGGCGAGCACGGTCGTCCAGCCGCTGATCCAGGCGATGGCGTTCGGTCTCGGGGCGCGCGAGATGGCCACCGGGCAGTACTGGATCCACCCCGCGCTGCCGGAAGTGGTCGAGAACGCACTGCTCGGGCTCGATCTGTAG
- a CDS encoding aminotransferase-like domain-containing protein translates to MDDYRSLADALAADVDAGRLRPGERLPTQRRFARDRGIAVSTASRVYAELVRRGIAVGEVGRGTFVRVGDPGPDLPDPADGRVDLELNFPVVDGQAEILARALGPLLRPDALTAALAPTGVTGTPAARAAAAATFARPGWSPDPDAIRFAGNGRQAIAAAVGALVGVGGRLGVEALTYPVVRGIAARLGVQLVALPVDDDGLVPDGVRDAGPLDAVYVQPTLHNPLGTTMPPARRAELAAVLRERDLPCIEDTIYAFLRDGPPPLVTWAPERTVVVDGLSKRLAPGLSVGIVVPPPEWAGRVSAALRSGGWTATGFALDATARAMASGAVAEIEAAKRVDAAARQSLVRQSLVRQSLVHQRLTVRADPAAYHCWWELPAPWRAETFVAAAARLRIAVTPAAAFAVGTAHAPNAVRLALAAPPLPVLARALDRLAALARSNPGDDGVE, encoded by the coding sequence ATGGACGACTACCGCTCGCTGGCCGACGCCCTCGCCGCCGACGTCGACGCCGGACGCCTGCGCCCCGGCGAACGCCTGCCCACCCAGCGGCGCTTCGCACGCGACCGCGGGATCGCCGTGTCCACCGCGTCGCGGGTCTACGCGGAGCTGGTGCGACGCGGGATCGCGGTCGGGGAGGTCGGGCGCGGCACGTTCGTGCGGGTCGGTGACCCGGGGCCCGACCTGCCCGACCCCGCGGACGGGCGCGTCGACCTGGAGCTGAACTTCCCCGTCGTCGACGGACAGGCCGAGATCCTCGCCCGGGCGCTCGGCCCCCTGCTCCGCCCCGACGCACTGACGGCCGCACTCGCCCCGACCGGCGTCACCGGGACCCCGGCCGCCCGCGCGGCCGCCGCGGCCACGTTCGCGCGCCCGGGCTGGTCCCCCGATCCCGACGCGATCCGCTTCGCCGGCAACGGGCGGCAGGCCATCGCCGCCGCGGTCGGCGCGCTGGTCGGCGTCGGGGGGCGGCTCGGCGTCGAGGCCCTCACCTATCCCGTCGTGCGCGGGATCGCCGCGCGCCTGGGCGTGCAGCTCGTCGCCCTCCCCGTCGACGACGACGGCCTCGTCCCCGACGGCGTGCGTGACGCGGGGCCGCTCGACGCCGTCTACGTCCAGCCGACGCTGCACAACCCGCTCGGCACCACGATGCCGCCCGCCCGCCGCGCGGAGCTGGCCGCGGTGCTGCGCGAGCGGGACCTGCCGTGCATCGAGGACACGATCTACGCCTTCCTGCGCGACGGTCCCCCGCCGCTGGTGACGTGGGCGCCGGAGCGGACGGTCGTGGTCGACGGGCTGTCGAAGCGGCTCGCGCCCGGGCTCAGCGTCGGGATCGTCGTGCCGCCGCCGGAGTGGGCCGGGCGGGTGTCCGCGGCGCTGCGGTCGGGCGGCTGGACCGCCACCGGCTTCGCCCTCGACGCCACCGCCCGGGCCATGGCCTCGGGTGCGGTCGCCGAGATCGAGGCCGCCAAGCGCGTCGACGCCGCCGCGCGGCAGTCCCTCGTGCGGCAGTCCCTCGTGCGGCAGTCCCTCGTGCACCAGCGGCTCACCGTGCGCGCCGACCCGGCCGCCTACCACTGCTGGTGGGAGCTCCCGGCGCCGTGGCGGGCGGAGACGTTCGTCGCCGCGGCAGCCCGGCTCCGCATCGCCGTCACCCCGGCCGCCGCGTTCGCCGTCGGCACCGCGCACGCGCCGAACGCCGTCCGCCTGGCGCTGGCCGCCCCGCCCCTGCCGGTGCTCGCCCGCGCGCTCGACCGGCTCGCCGCGCTGGCCCGCAGCAACCCCGGCGACGACGGGGTGGAGTAG
- a CDS encoding alpha/beta fold hydrolase: MIAADDVGPVPLLLVHGHPFDRSMWRPQLARFGPRRRVLAPDLRGYGATGGATLGWRALAEDLVELLDDRAVPRAVVVGLSMGGQVAMELHRIAPERVAGLLLAATTPMAESDRAGRLAGAGRLEREGMGPYATEVLDRMVVPGSPAAAHVESMMRAADPQGAAAAQRARADRPAYPLHDVTVPAAVVVGTRDGFTPVEEARRTTGALPDAELTVVDGVAHLPNLEAPDEFDAALQRLLDRVEGRRGRETSDSRRESSDSGAGDERLAGGDLATRGPGSGTRSGRDGA; the protein is encoded by the coding sequence GTGATCGCTGCTGACGACGTCGGACCCGTGCCGCTGCTGCTCGTGCACGGGCATCCCTTCGACCGCTCGATGTGGCGGCCCCAGCTCGCGCGCTTCGGGCCGCGGCGCCGGGTGCTCGCCCCCGACCTGCGCGGCTACGGGGCCACCGGCGGCGCGACGCTCGGGTGGAGGGCCCTCGCGGAGGACCTCGTGGAGCTGCTCGACGACCGTGCGGTGCCGCGCGCGGTGGTCGTCGGCCTGTCGATGGGCGGGCAGGTGGCGATGGAGCTGCACCGGATCGCCCCGGAGCGGGTGGCCGGATTGCTGCTCGCCGCGACGACCCCGATGGCCGAGTCCGACCGCGCGGGACGCCTGGCGGGCGCCGGGCGGCTGGAGCGCGAGGGGATGGGCCCGTACGCGACGGAGGTGCTGGACCGGATGGTCGTCCCCGGCTCGCCCGCGGCCGCGCACGTCGAGTCCATGATGCGGGCGGCCGATCCCCAGGGTGCCGCCGCCGCGCAGCGCGCCCGCGCCGACCGGCCCGCCTACCCGTTGCACGACGTCACCGTGCCCGCGGCGGTGGTGGTCGGGACACGCGACGGCTTCACCCCCGTCGAGGAGGCCCGGCGGACCACAGGCGCGCTGCCCGACGCGGAACTGACCGTCGTCGACGGGGTGGCTCACCTGCCCAACCTGGAGGCGCCCGACGAGTTCGACGCGGCGCTGCAGCGGCTCCTGGACCGGGTGGAGGGACGTCGGGGGCGGGAGACGAGCGACTCGCGGCGGGAAAGTAGCGACTCGGGGGCGGGAGATGAGCGACTCGCGGGCGGGGATCTCGCGACTCGCGGGCCGGGGTCGGGCACCCGGTCTGGTAGGGATGGCGCATGA
- a CDS encoding GNAT family N-acetyltransferase yields the protein MSNDVFAATVHRAWAADLDPRTFYELLRLRVDVFVVEQECAYAELDGRDLEDRARHYWLGGEGRPEPILGTLRLLKEPTGEHRIGRLCTARSARGRGLGKRLMEAVLGEIGDRPCVLDAQQHLVDFYRTLGFEAVGEPFDWDGVPHVSMRRGAR from the coding sequence ATGAGCAACGACGTCTTCGCGGCCACCGTGCACCGGGCCTGGGCGGCCGACCTGGACCCGCGCACGTTCTACGAGCTGCTGCGGCTGCGGGTGGACGTGTTCGTCGTCGAGCAGGAATGCGCCTACGCGGAGCTCGACGGCCGCGACCTCGAGGACCGCGCCCGGCACTACTGGCTCGGCGGCGAGGGCCGCCCGGAGCCGATCCTGGGCACGCTGCGGCTGCTCAAGGAGCCCACCGGCGAGCACCGGATCGGGCGGCTGTGCACCGCCCGATCCGCCCGCGGGCGCGGCCTGGGCAAGCGGCTGATGGAGGCCGTCCTCGGCGAGATCGGCGACCGCCCCTGCGTCCTCGACGCCCAGCAGCACCTCGTCGACTTCTACCGGACGCTCGGTTTCGAGGCCGTCGGCGAGCCCTTCGACTGGGACGGCGTGCCGCACGTCTCGATGCGCCGCGGCGCCCGCTAG
- a CDS encoding SCO6745 family protein, producing the protein MDYAAALETFFDEPAGSPAAVAGPSPTPARTLRDALEPVAMHAVWSEAVNRALAERGHDFLTGYVTGRAAPLGEVPSSVVAATFAVFEPGLVDALWTAGRAIVPLPELIALRDAATAASLRAVLGDAAEPEAVRVAGILEDAVAGLDGTGRVLFAALRARPRLDDAFGRLWRAADLVREHRGDGHVAASVAAGLDPVRMGVLMEVWLGYPVGEYSGTRAWPEEAAAAAVARLEADGLIVDGSLTDRGRAVRDGIEAATDTSQDALVAALGDDLEPVVAALAGWSERCVAAGAFPPDPRKRAAG; encoded by the coding sequence ATGGACTACGCCGCCGCGCTCGAGACCTTCTTCGACGAGCCCGCCGGCTCCCCCGCCGCCGTCGCGGGGCCGTCCCCGACCCCCGCTCGGACCCTGCGCGACGCCCTCGAACCGGTCGCGATGCACGCCGTCTGGTCCGAGGCGGTCAACCGCGCGCTCGCCGAGCGCGGGCACGACTTCCTCACCGGCTACGTCACCGGCCGGGCCGCGCCGCTGGGCGAGGTGCCGTCGTCCGTCGTGGCGGCGACGTTCGCGGTGTTCGAGCCGGGCCTGGTCGACGCGCTGTGGACCGCGGGCCGCGCGATCGTGCCGCTGCCCGAGCTGATCGCGCTGCGCGACGCGGCGACCGCCGCGAGCCTGCGCGCCGTCCTCGGCGACGCCGCCGAACCCGAGGCGGTGCGGGTCGCCGGGATCCTGGAGGACGCGGTCGCGGGCCTCGACGGCACCGGCCGTGTGCTGTTCGCGGCACTGCGCGCCCGGCCGCGCCTCGACGACGCGTTCGGCCGGCTGTGGCGCGCCGCCGACCTCGTGCGCGAGCACCGCGGCGACGGACACGTCGCCGCGTCCGTCGCCGCCGGGCTCGACCCGGTGCGGATGGGCGTGCTCATGGAGGTCTGGCTGGGCTACCCGGTCGGCGAGTACTCCGGCACCCGGGCGTGGCCCGAGGAGGCCGCCGCGGCCGCCGTCGCACGGCTGGAGGCCGACGGCCTGATCGTCGACGGCTCCCTCACCGATCGGGGCCGGGCCGTCCGCGACGGGATCGAGGCCGCCACCGACACCTCGCAGGACGCGCTGGTCGCGGCACTGGGCGACGACCTGGAACCGGTCGTCGCGGCGCTGGCGGGCTGGTCGGAGCGATGTGTGGCGGCGGGCGCGTTCCCGCCGGACCCGCGCAAGCGCGCCGCGGGCTGA
- a CDS encoding LapA family protein: protein MSEDPTRATRSGGPSYGSVGPHDPHADPATNPGMRPVGPVTDPDGQTVAVRSDPDTAPVPTTPAPGRRDPVITHSRSGGLWTGLILSAIVGIFLLVFILQNNVPVEINFLGFTGSLPTGVALLLAAIAGLLLVAIPGGLRILQLRRAAKRAGR from the coding sequence ATGAGCGAGGACCCGACCCGGGCGACGCGATCTGGGGGGCCCAGCTACGGCAGTGTCGGTCCGCACGACCCGCACGCCGACCCGGCGACGAACCCGGGCATGCGCCCGGTCGGCCCGGTCACGGACCCGGACGGGCAGACCGTCGCGGTGCGGTCGGACCCGGACACGGCGCCCGTCCCGACGACGCCCGCGCCCGGCAGGCGCGACCCCGTCATCACCCACAGCCGCAGCGGCGGGCTGTGGACCGGGCTGATCCTCTCGGCGATCGTCGGCATCTTCCTGCTGGTGTTCATCCTGCAGAACAACGTGCCGGTCGAGATCAACTTCCTGGGCTTCACCGGCTCGCTGCCGACCGGCGTGGCGCTGCTGCTGGCCGCGATCGCCGGGCTGCTGCTCGTCGCGATCCCCGGTGGGCTGAGGATCCTGCAGCTGCGCCGCGCGGCCAAGCGCGCCGGACGCTAG
- the panB gene encoding 3-methyl-2-oxobutanoate hydroxymethyltransferase gives MSRSPSSPPDNPGTPTGLEGGRTTMSDNTEVQAPYRAPATPKRTRVHHLREMKDRGERWPMLTAYDVYSAEIFDEAGIPVLLVGDSAGNNVYGYDNTIPVTVDELMPLVKAVVRGAKSALVVADLPFGSYQVSPEQALTTAFRFMKEGGAHAVKLEGGARYAPQVEALTGAGIPVMAHLGFTPQSEHALGGFRIQGRGDHGEKLIEDALAMQAAGAFGVVLEMVPADVAKRVTGELAIPTIGIGAGPDCDAQVLVWSDMAGMNRGRKPRFVRQYADVGSILVDAARRFGDEVRGGEYPDADHSYS, from the coding sequence CTGTCACGCTCTCCCTCGTCACCACCTGACAACCCGGGGACCCCGACGGGCCTCGAGGGAGGACGGACAACGATGTCTGACAACACCGAGGTGCAGGCGCCCTACCGCGCCCCCGCCACCCCGAAGCGCACCCGCGTGCACCACCTGCGCGAGATGAAGGACCGCGGCGAGCGCTGGCCGATGCTCACCGCGTACGACGTCTACTCCGCGGAGATCTTCGACGAGGCCGGCATCCCGGTCCTGCTCGTCGGCGACTCGGCCGGCAACAACGTCTACGGCTACGACAACACCATCCCCGTGACCGTCGACGAGCTGATGCCGCTGGTCAAGGCCGTCGTCCGCGGAGCGAAGAGCGCGCTCGTCGTGGCCGACCTGCCCTTCGGCAGCTACCAGGTCAGTCCCGAGCAGGCCCTGACCACCGCCTTCCGGTTCATGAAGGAGGGCGGCGCGCACGCCGTCAAGCTCGAGGGCGGGGCGCGCTACGCCCCTCAGGTCGAGGCGCTGACCGGCGCCGGGATCCCGGTGATGGCCCACCTCGGCTTCACGCCGCAGAGCGAGCACGCACTGGGCGGGTTCCGCATCCAGGGCCGCGGCGACCACGGCGAGAAGCTCATCGAGGACGCGCTGGCGATGCAGGCCGCGGGCGCGTTCGGCGTGGTGCTGGAGATGGTCCCCGCCGACGTCGCCAAGCGCGTCACCGGCGAGCTCGCCATCCCGACGATCGGCATCGGCGCGGGCCCCGACTGCGACGCGCAGGTGCTCGTCTGGTCGGACATGGCCGGGATGAACCGCGGCCGCAAGCCGCGCTTCGTACGGCAGTACGCCGACGTGGGCTCGATCCTGGTCGACGCCGCGCGGCGGTTCGGCGACGAGGTGCGCGGCGGGGAGTACCCCGACGCGGATCACTCGTACTCCTGA